In Cryptomeria japonica chromosome 10, Sugi_1.0, whole genome shotgun sequence, a genomic segment contains:
- the LOC131859331 gene encoding uncharacterized protein LOC131859331, translated as MANKTYVELPNSPKSRSLRVVGSEKAHLDRGKIVQTGLLGPFQMHNVQEVVPSLVVWEIWKERNRRIFQEKEESMESLLLRVERAIAESVLVAARNHNLAKYPYTSEDEDIQANWPLVNCQPINGPLRVNPPLEKEEVTWEPPSKEWIKINFDGASRGNPETSRVGVVVRNDKGVILFKGAQRLQDGTNNEAEVQAALMATELAINMKIPKLHLEGDSQVIINAIAKGNTPSWKLSHWVEIIREKLNLFEEFWVSHVKRGANAVADLLSNIGCDMTSQVAKWWKGDGRVWKWISCSPRSMK; from the exons ATGGCCAATAAAACTTATGTGGAGCTCCCCAATTCTCCCAAAAGTAGGAGCCTTCGCGTGGTTGGCTCTGAAAAAGCACATCTTGACAGGGGAAAGATTGTGCAGACTGGGCTTCTTGGGCCCTTTCAGATGCATAATGTGCAAGAAG TGGTGCCATCCCTTGttgtatgggagatttggaaggagagaaacagaagGATattccaagaaaaagaagaatcaaTGGAGAGTTTGTTGTTAAGAGTTGAAAGAGCGATAGCTGAATCAGTATTAGTGGCAGCAAGAAACCATAATCTGGCCAAATACCCCTACACTAGTGAGGATGAAGATATTCAAGCTAATTGGCCTCTTGTGAATTGTCAACCCATTAATGGGCCCCTGCGGGTTAATCCCCCTTTAGAAAAAGAGGAGGTTACATGGGAACCGCCAAGCaaggaatggataaaaataaactttgatggggcatctaggggAAACCCGGAAACCTCAAGAGTGGGAGTAGTTGTGAGAAATGATAAAGGGGTCATCCTTTTCAAGGGTGCACAACGACTGCAGGATGgaacaaataatgaagcagaggtACAGGCGGCACTTATGGCAACTGAATTGGCTATAAACATGAAAATCCCAAAGTTGCACCTGGAAGGAGATTCCCAAGTGATCATCAATGCAATTGCTAAGGGCAATACCCCATCTTGGAAATTATCCCATTGGGTGGAGATCATTCGAGAAAAACTCAACCTCTTTGAGGAGTTTTGGGTCTCCCATGTCAAGCGAGGTGCCAATGCAGTGGCAGACCTTCTCTCCAACATTGGATGTGACATGACAAGCCAAgtggccaagtggtggaagggagatggCAGAGTGTGGAAGTGGATTTCATGCAGTCCTAGAAGCATGAAATAA